A single genomic interval of Streptomyces graminofaciens harbors:
- a CDS encoding ABC transporter ATP-binding protein produces the protein MCAVRGLTKTYPASRGRRGAPGTPEVRANDGVGLDVRRGEIFGLLGPNGAGKTTLVRQLTGLMRPDHGTVEILGHDIVRHPERAARILAYLGQESTALDELTVALATETTGRLRGLDVRRARAERDAVLDELGLTALASRPLKKLSGGQRRLACFATALIGERPLLVLDEPTSGMDPVARRSVWAAVDRRRAERGTTVLLVTHNVIEAETVLDRVAVLDQGRVIACDSPAGLKEKVAGEVRVELVWRDGPPLDVPEVAALRPRAVEAGRRWTLRLAPEEARAVVATVTGGAAFVALDDFTLATPSLEDVYLALGGSTGSAQGLVKG, from the coding sequence GTGTGTGCTGTGCGGGGGCTCACCAAGACGTATCCGGCCTCGCGGGGGCGGCGCGGCGCGCCGGGAACTCCCGAGGTGCGGGCCAACGACGGCGTCGGGCTCGATGTGCGGCGCGGCGAGATCTTCGGGCTGCTCGGGCCGAACGGGGCCGGCAAGACCACGCTCGTACGGCAGCTCACAGGGCTCATGCGGCCCGATCACGGCACTGTCGAGATCCTGGGCCACGACATCGTCCGCCACCCCGAGCGGGCCGCGCGGATCCTCGCCTATCTGGGGCAGGAGTCGACCGCCCTCGACGAACTGACCGTGGCGCTGGCGACCGAGACCACCGGGCGGCTGCGCGGGCTCGACGTACGGCGGGCGCGGGCCGAGCGGGACGCCGTCCTCGACGAACTCGGGCTGACCGCGCTCGCCTCCCGGCCGCTGAAGAAGCTGTCCGGCGGGCAGCGGCGGCTCGCCTGTTTCGCCACCGCGCTCATCGGTGAGCGACCGCTGCTCGTGCTGGACGAGCCGACCAGCGGCATGGACCCGGTGGCGCGCCGGTCCGTATGGGCCGCGGTCGACCGGCGGCGCGCCGAGCGCGGCACCACCGTCCTGCTGGTCACCCACAACGTCATCGAGGCCGAGACCGTCCTCGACCGGGTCGCCGTCCTCGACCAGGGCCGGGTCATCGCCTGCGACAGCCCGGCCGGGCTGAAGGAGAAGGTCGCGGGCGAGGTCCGCGTCGAGCTGGTGTGGCGTGACGGTCCCCCGCTGGACGTGCCCGAGGTCGCCGCGCTGCGGCCCCGGGCCGTCGAGGCGGGGCGCCGCTGGACGCTCCGGCTCGCGCCTGAGGAGGCGCGCGCGGTCGTCGCCACCGTCACCGGCGGCGCCGCCTTCGTCGCGCTGGACGACTTCACGCTCGCCACACCGAGCCTGGAGGACGTCTATCTCGCGCTCGGCGGCAGCACGGGCAGCGCGCAGGGGCTGGTCAAGGGGTGA
- a CDS encoding ABC transporter permease — protein MGDSRSEEEQLDVSVVPAEVLPGSALAMEERAEAAAELGPRARLWPSLAAVYRAQLSRARVARIPLLFVATFQSIGIMVLMRGVVDGGDEAHAVVAGSSVLVVAFVALNLLAQYFGQLRASGGLDHYATLPVPPAAVVLGAAGAYASFTVPGTVVTAVFGCVLFGLPLAHLWVLAAVIPLAGAALAGLGAALGLLAPRPELATVLGQLGMSAALLLGVLPADRMPGFIRFARDLLPSTYGVEAFARTFGQHPDWAFVLGDLAVCAGVGVVSLAVATWAYRRAAVR, from the coding sequence ATGGGCGACAGCCGGAGCGAAGAGGAGCAGCTCGACGTGAGTGTCGTACCCGCCGAGGTTCTGCCGGGCAGCGCCCTGGCCATGGAGGAGCGCGCCGAGGCCGCCGCCGAGCTGGGCCCCCGTGCGCGGCTGTGGCCGTCGCTCGCCGCGGTGTACCGGGCGCAGCTCTCGCGGGCCCGGGTCGCACGGATCCCGCTGCTGTTCGTCGCCACCTTCCAGTCGATCGGGATCATGGTCCTGATGCGTGGGGTGGTGGACGGCGGGGACGAGGCGCACGCCGTGGTCGCCGGTTCCTCGGTGCTCGTCGTCGCCTTCGTCGCGCTGAACCTGCTCGCGCAGTACTTCGGGCAGCTGCGGGCGAGCGGGGGACTCGACCACTACGCGACCCTGCCGGTGCCGCCGGCGGCGGTGGTGCTGGGCGCGGCGGGGGCGTACGCCTCCTTCACCGTTCCCGGGACCGTGGTGACGGCCGTCTTCGGCTGTGTGCTCTTCGGGCTGCCGCTCGCCCACCTCTGGGTGCTCGCCGCGGTGATCCCGCTCGCCGGGGCCGCGCTCGCCGGGCTGGGCGCCGCGCTGGGACTGCTCGCGCCCCGTCCCGAACTGGCGACCGTGCTCGGGCAGCTGGGGATGTCCGCCGCGCTGCTGCTGGGTGTCCTGCCGGCCGACCGGATGCCGGGGTTCATCCGGTTCGCCCGGGATCTGCTGCCCTCCACGTACGGTGTGGAGGCCTTCGCACGGACCTTCGGGCAGCACCCCGACTGGGCGTTCGTGCTCGGTGACCTCGCCGTGTGCGCGGGGGTCGGGGTCGTCTCGCTCGCGGTCGCCACCTGGGCCTACCGTCGCGCGGCCGTCCGGTGA
- a CDS encoding DUF2567 domain-containing protein — protein MTAPLTPPPPPHQQPPNDPWGAPPDGGVVEAGPHKDDGPGMRTEVLEAVVVTVVTAVVGGLLLGVLWWWLTPHVPLVSNGDAVLLKDTEGEQAVGSDGTFTLLGLGIGALFALVVFLVRRRGGVPLVVALAVGGVLGGLLAWRLGVWLGPEQDVVARATEVGVGKTFSAPVKLGAKGALLAWPLGALLMHLGLTALFGPRDPDPYEEQYSGPYGPPPGAPPVA, from the coding sequence GTGACCGCACCGTTGACTCCGCCTCCGCCGCCGCACCAGCAGCCCCCGAACGACCCCTGGGGCGCGCCGCCCGACGGTGGCGTCGTCGAGGCCGGGCCGCACAAGGACGACGGGCCCGGGATGCGGACCGAGGTGCTGGAGGCCGTCGTCGTGACGGTCGTGACGGCCGTGGTCGGCGGGCTGCTGCTCGGAGTGCTGTGGTGGTGGCTGACGCCACATGTGCCGTTGGTGTCCAACGGGGACGCGGTGTTGCTGAAGGACACCGAGGGGGAGCAGGCCGTCGGGTCGGACGGGACGTTCACGCTGCTCGGGCTGGGGATCGGGGCGCTCTTCGCGCTCGTCGTGTTCCTTGTGCGCCGGCGCGGGGGTGTGCCGCTGGTGGTGGCGCTCGCGGTGGGGGGAGTGCTGGGCGGGCTGCTGGCGTGGCGGCTGGGGGTGTGGCTGGGCCCCGAACAGGACGTGGTCGCGCGCGCCACCGAGGTCGGGGTGGGGAAGACCTTTTCGGCGCCGGTGAAGCTCGGGGCGAAGGGGGCGTTGCTGGCGTGGCCGCTGGGCGCGCTGCTGATGCACCTGGGATTGACGGCGCTGTTCGGGCCGCGGGATCCGGATCCGTACGAGGAGCAGTACTCGGGGCCGTACGGTCCGCCGCCGGGGGCTCCGCCGGTGGCGTGA
- the ybaK gene encoding Cys-tRNA(Pro) deacylase, translated as MAKKSKKQQAGSGGTPATVALTAAGVEFTVHAYEHDPSHPSYGEEAAEAMGVSPDRVFKTLVADVDGALVVAVVPVAGSLDLKSLATAVGGKRAAMADPTLAERTTGYVRGGISPLGQRKKLRTVLDASAESHETICVSAGRRGLEVELTPKALATLTDAVVAPVGRT; from the coding sequence ATGGCGAAGAAGTCGAAGAAGCAGCAGGCGGGATCGGGCGGCACGCCGGCGACCGTGGCACTGACCGCGGCGGGCGTGGAGTTCACGGTCCACGCCTACGAGCACGACCCCTCCCACCCGTCGTACGGGGAGGAGGCGGCGGAGGCGATGGGAGTGTCGCCCGACCGCGTCTTCAAGACCCTGGTGGCGGACGTGGACGGCGCGCTGGTCGTGGCCGTGGTCCCCGTGGCCGGCTCCCTGGACCTCAAGTCCCTGGCGACGGCGGTGGGCGGCAAGCGGGCGGCGATGGCCGACCCGACGCTCGCGGAGCGCACGACGGGGTACGTCCGGGGCGGTATCTCCCCGCTGGGCCAGCGCAAGAAGCTCCGCACGGTCCTGGATGCGTCGGCCGAGTCCCACGAGACGATCTGCGTCTCGGCGGGCCGCCGCGGCCTGGAGGTCGAACTGACCCCGAAGGCGCTCGCGACGCTGACGGACGCGGTGGTGGCGCCGGTGGGCCGAACCTGA
- a CDS encoding LON peptidase substrate-binding domain-containing protein yields MTTVRLPLFPLNSVLYPGLVLPLNIFEERYRALMRELLKTPEDEPRRFAVVAIRDGHEVAPSAPGMPDPTSRPERGPAAGFGDDPVKAFHSVGCIADAATIRERDNGTFEVLATGTTRVRLVSVDASGAFLVAELEELPEDPGDEAGALAEGVLRAFRQYQKRLAGARERSLATGADLPDEPAVVSYLVAAAMMLDTPAKQRLLQAPDIASRLRDELKLLRAETAIIRNLPSLPASELTRGPTSLN; encoded by the coding sequence GTGACCACCGTCCGGCTCCCGCTCTTCCCCCTGAACTCGGTGCTGTACCCGGGTCTCGTGCTGCCCCTGAACATCTTCGAGGAGCGCTATCGCGCACTGATGCGCGAGTTGCTGAAGACCCCCGAGGACGAACCGCGCCGCTTCGCCGTCGTCGCCATCCGCGACGGCCACGAGGTCGCGCCGAGCGCGCCCGGAATGCCGGATCCGACGTCCCGGCCCGAGCGCGGCCCGGCGGCCGGTTTCGGCGACGATCCCGTGAAGGCGTTCCACTCCGTGGGCTGCATCGCGGACGCGGCGACCATCCGGGAGCGCGACAACGGCACGTTCGAGGTCCTGGCGACGGGTACGACGCGGGTACGGCTGGTCTCGGTGGACGCGTCCGGCGCGTTCCTCGTGGCCGAGCTGGAGGAGTTGCCGGAGGACCCGGGGGACGAGGCGGGCGCGCTCGCCGAGGGCGTGCTGCGGGCCTTCCGTCAGTACCAGAAGCGCCTGGCGGGCGCCCGGGAGCGGTCGCTGGCGACGGGCGCGGATCTGCCGGACGAGCCGGCGGTGGTGTCGTACCTGGTGGCCGCGGCGATGATGCTCGACACCCCGGCCAAGCAGCGGCTCCTGCAGGCCCCGGACATCGCGTCCCGGCTGCGGGACGAGCTGAAGCTCCTGCGCGCCGAGACGGCGATCATCCGTAATCTGCCGTCGTTGCCCGCGTCGGAGCTGACGCGCGGGCCGACGAGTCTCAACTGA
- a CDS encoding oxidoreductase has translation MTEGAAVRDDGDLPDDLTAAEAGMWQAFRNGSVYDLRDGDVTVDDPHGGHPWGPDRTVRARIVAWLLLAGPPALSGRVSSLKLVGVQIQGTLDLAGGTVEPYVEMKGCRFEKEILLPESRFTTLRMVDCSVPRLEAARLHTEGDLHLPRCRFHNGVRLADAHIGTDLLLNQAVVYRDRHGRSLSADGLTVAQDVQAEMMESHGELSLRGATVGASLSLRGSQLANPYGRLALNAPQLTVERTLYLTPAGVGNPLYTSGSTPARGTRVQRFVCEGGIRLDDGRFGDAVDLERARFTLTDEQELSLRRVQVPELRFLGEKPERGKVVLSGARVGTLIDEASSWPATGNLHMGGFQYETLVPRGRFPLATRLEWVAAATAEYNPEPYERLATVLRASGEDEGAREVLLAKQRHRRENLPLAGKIWGYAQDWTVAYGYRPGRAAVWMAVLWALTSYAFSHADHPPIKPGEHPNWDPALFALDLLLPVVDFGQAGSWQLQGGWQWLAAMVIVMGWILATTVAAGATRLLSRN, from the coding sequence GTGACCGAGGGTGCCGCCGTCCGGGACGACGGGGACCTGCCGGACGACCTGACCGCCGCCGAAGCCGGTATGTGGCAGGCGTTCCGCAACGGCAGCGTGTACGACCTGCGCGACGGGGACGTCACCGTGGACGATCCGCACGGCGGCCACCCCTGGGGCCCCGATCGGACCGTACGGGCCCGGATCGTGGCCTGGCTGCTGCTGGCCGGACCGCCCGCGCTGTCCGGCCGGGTGTCGTCGCTGAAGCTGGTCGGCGTGCAGATCCAGGGCACGCTCGACCTGGCGGGCGGCACGGTCGAGCCGTATGTCGAGATGAAGGGCTGCCGGTTCGAGAAGGAGATCCTGCTGCCGGAGTCGCGGTTCACCACCCTGCGGATGGTGGACTGCTCGGTGCCCCGCCTGGAGGCGGCCCGGCTGCACACGGAGGGCGATCTGCATCTGCCGCGCTGCCGGTTCCACAACGGGGTACGACTCGCGGACGCGCACATCGGCACCGACTTACTCCTCAACCAGGCCGTGGTCTACCGCGACCGGCACGGCCGCTCCCTCTCCGCCGACGGGCTGACCGTCGCCCAGGACGTGCAGGCCGAGATGATGGAGTCGCACGGCGAGCTGAGCCTGCGCGGCGCGACCGTCGGCGCCTCGCTCAGCCTGCGCGGGAGCCAACTCGCCAACCCCTACGGCCGCCTGGCCCTGAACGCACCCCAGCTGACCGTCGAACGCACGCTCTATCTGACCCCCGCCGGGGTCGGCAATCCGCTCTACACCAGCGGAAGCACGCCCGCGCGCGGCACCCGGGTGCAGCGGTTCGTGTGCGAGGGCGGGATACGGCTGGACGACGGACGGTTCGGCGACGCGGTCGACCTGGAGCGGGCCCGCTTCACCCTCACGGACGAACAGGAGCTGTCGCTGCGCCGGGTCCAGGTGCCCGAGCTGCGCTTCCTCGGCGAGAAACCGGAGCGCGGCAAGGTCGTCCTGTCCGGTGCCCGGGTCGGCACCCTGATCGACGAGGCGAGCAGCTGGCCGGCCACGGGCAACCTCCACATGGGCGGTTTCCAGTACGAGACCCTCGTACCGCGCGGCCGGTTCCCGCTGGCCACGCGGCTGGAGTGGGTGGCGGCGGCGACCGCCGAGTACAACCCGGAGCCGTACGAGCGGCTCGCCACCGTGCTGCGCGCCAGCGGCGAGGACGAGGGCGCCCGCGAGGTGCTCCTCGCCAAGCAGCGCCACCGGCGCGAGAATCTGCCGCTCGCGGGCAAGATCTGGGGGTACGCGCAGGACTGGACGGTGGCGTACGGGTACCGGCCGGGCCGGGCCGCCGTGTGGATGGCGGTGCTGTGGGCGCTGACCTCGTACGCTTTCTCGCACGCCGACCATCCGCCGATCAAGCCGGGCGAGCACCCGAACTGGGACCCCGCCCTCTTCGCCCTGGATCTGCTCCTGCCGGTCGTCGACTTCGGGCAGGCCGGATCCTGGCAGCTGCAGGGCGGCTGGCAGTGGCTGGCCGCGATGGTGATCGTGATGGGTTGGATCCTCGCGACGACGGTGGCGGCGGGGGCGACACGCCTGCTGAGCAGGAACTGA
- the hisD gene encoding histidinol dehydrogenase, with product MISRIDLRGDALPEGPALRDLLPRADFDVSAALEKVRPICEAVHHRGDAALIDFAEKFDGVRLDRVRVPAEALTRALEELDPAVRAALEESIRRARIVHREQRRTTHTTQVVPGGTVTEKWVPVERVGLYAPGGRSVYPSSVIMNVVPAQEAGVESIALASPAQAEFDGLPHPTILAACALLGVDEVYAAGGATAVAMFAYGTESCPPANMVTGPGNIWVAAAKRYFTGVIGIDSEAGPTEIAVLADDTADPVHVAADLISQAEHDPLAAAVLVTDSVALADAVEKELEPQVEASKHVEDRIRPSLAGRQSAIVLVDGVDEGLRVVNAYGAEHLEIQTSRPQEVAERVVNAGAIFIGPWAPVSLGDYAAGSNHVLPTGGCACHSSGLSVQSFLRGIHIVDYTKDALAEVAHHVVTLAEAEDLPAHGAAIKARFGWKVPGK from the coding sequence GTGATCTCCCGAATCGATCTGCGCGGCGACGCCCTTCCTGAGGGACCCGCCCTGCGCGACCTGCTGCCCCGAGCCGACTTCGACGTCTCGGCCGCCCTGGAGAAGGTGCGTCCGATCTGCGAGGCCGTGCATCATCGGGGCGACGCGGCGCTGATCGACTTCGCGGAGAAGTTCGACGGGGTCCGGCTCGACCGGGTGCGGGTGCCCGCAGAGGCGCTCACGCGCGCCCTGGAGGAACTCGACCCGGCCGTCCGCGCGGCCCTGGAGGAGTCGATCCGCCGCGCCCGCATCGTCCACCGCGAGCAGCGCCGCACCACGCACACCACCCAGGTCGTACCCGGCGGCACGGTCACCGAGAAGTGGGTCCCCGTCGAGCGGGTGGGCCTGTACGCGCCCGGCGGCCGGTCGGTGTACCCCTCGTCCGTGATCATGAACGTGGTCCCGGCGCAGGAAGCCGGCGTCGAATCCATCGCCCTCGCCTCGCCGGCGCAGGCCGAGTTCGACGGCCTCCCGCACCCCACGATCCTCGCGGCCTGCGCGCTGCTCGGCGTCGACGAGGTGTACGCGGCCGGTGGCGCCACCGCCGTCGCGATGTTCGCCTACGGCACCGAGTCCTGCCCGCCGGCCAACATGGTCACCGGCCCGGGCAACATCTGGGTGGCCGCCGCCAAGCGGTACTTCACCGGTGTCATCGGCATCGACTCCGAGGCGGGCCCGACCGAGATCGCGGTCCTCGCGGACGACACCGCCGACCCGGTGCACGTGGCCGCCGACCTGATCAGCCAGGCCGAGCACGACCCGCTCGCGGCCGCCGTGCTCGTCACGGACTCGGTCGCGCTCGCGGACGCGGTCGAGAAGGAGCTCGAGCCGCAGGTCGAGGCCAGCAAGCACGTCGAGGACCGGATCCGCCCGTCGCTGGCCGGCCGACAGTCCGCGATCGTGCTGGTCGACGGCGTCGACGAGGGTCTGAGGGTCGTCAACGCGTACGGCGCCGAGCACCTGGAGATCCAGACGTCCCGTCCTCAGGAAGTGGCCGAGCGGGTCGTCAACGCGGGCGCGATCTTCATCGGCCCCTGGGCTCCGGTCTCGCTGGGCGACTACGCGGCCGGGTCCAACCATGTGCTCCCGACCGGCGGTTGCGCCTGCCACTCCTCCGGTCTGTCCGTCCAGTCCTTCCTGCGGGGCATCCACATCGTCGACTACACGAAGGACGCGCTGGCCGAGGTCGCGCACCACGTGGTGACGCTGGCGGAGGCGGAGGACCTGCCCGCGCACGGCGCGGCGATCAAGGCAAGGTTCGGTTGGAAGGTGCCTGGTAAGTGA
- a CDS encoding histidinol-phosphate transaminase, which produces MSFGIDDLPVRDELRGKSPYGAPQLDVPVRLNTNENPYPLPEPLVERIAERVREAARHLNRYPDRDAVELRTRLAEYLTNTSGYEVGLANVWAANGSNEVLQQILQTFGGPGRTAIGFEPSYSMHGLISRGTGTGWISGPRNDDFTIDLAAAEKAIAEHRPDVVFITTPNNPTGNAVSRETVLALYEAAQAAKPSMVVVDEAYIEFSHGDSLLPLLEGRRQLVVSRTMSKAFGAAGLRLGYLAAHPAVVDAVQLVRLPYHLSAVTQATALAALEHTDTLLGYVEQLKAERDRLVAELRAIGYEVTESDANFVQFGRFEDAHEVWRKILDRGVLVRDNGVPGWLRVTAGTPAENDAFLDAVRELKKEQSA; this is translated from the coding sequence GTGAGCTTCGGAATCGACGATCTCCCCGTTCGGGACGAACTGCGCGGCAAGAGCCCCTACGGCGCACCCCAGCTCGACGTCCCCGTACGGCTGAACACCAACGAGAACCCCTACCCCCTGCCCGAGCCGCTGGTCGAGCGCATCGCCGAGCGGGTCCGTGAGGCGGCCCGGCACCTCAACCGCTACCCGGACCGGGACGCGGTGGAGCTGCGGACGCGGCTCGCCGAATACCTGACGAACACCTCCGGGTACGAGGTCGGCCTGGCCAACGTGTGGGCGGCCAACGGCTCCAACGAGGTCCTCCAGCAGATCCTGCAGACCTTCGGCGGACCCGGCCGCACGGCCATCGGCTTCGAGCCCTCGTACTCGATGCACGGCCTGATCTCGCGCGGCACGGGCACCGGCTGGATCTCCGGTCCGCGCAACGACGACTTCACGATCGACCTCGCCGCCGCCGAGAAGGCCATCGCCGAGCACCGGCCGGACGTCGTCTTCATCACCACCCCCAACAACCCCACGGGCAACGCGGTCTCGCGGGAGACCGTCCTCGCGCTGTACGAGGCGGCCCAGGCGGCCAAGCCGTCGATGGTCGTCGTGGACGAGGCGTACATCGAGTTCAGCCACGGCGACTCGCTGCTGCCGCTGCTCGAAGGCCGACGCCAGCTCGTCGTCTCCCGGACGATGTCCAAGGCCTTCGGCGCGGCCGGTCTGCGCCTCGGCTATCTCGCCGCGCACCCGGCGGTCGTGGACGCGGTCCAGCTCGTCCGGCTGCCGTACCACCTCTCCGCCGTCACCCAGGCGACCGCGCTGGCCGCCCTGGAGCACACCGACACCCTGCTCGGCTATGTCGAACAGCTGAAGGCGGAGCGGGACCGGCTGGTCGCCGAGCTGCGCGCGATCGGCTACGAGGTCACCGAGTCCGACGCCAACTTCGTGCAGTTCGGCAGGTTCGAGGACGCGCACGAGGTATGGCGGAAGATCCTCGACCGGGGCGTCCTGGTCCGGGACAACGGCGTACCGGGATGGCTGCGGGTCACCGCCGGAACTCCCGCCGAGAACGACGCGTTCCTCGACGCGGTACGTGAACTGAAGAAGGAGCAGAGCGCATGA
- the hisB gene encoding imidazoleglycerol-phosphate dehydratase HisB, which yields MSRVGRVERTTKETSVLVEINLDGTGRTEISTGVGFYDHMLDQLGRHGLFDLTVKTDGDLHIDSHHTIEDTALALGAAFKQALGDKVGIYRFGNCTVPLDESLAQVTVDLSGRPYLVHTEPEKMAPMIGEYDTTMTRHILESFVAQAQIALHVHVPYGRNAHHIVECQFKALARALRYASERDPRAAGILPSTKGAL from the coding sequence ATGAGTCGTGTCGGACGCGTGGAACGGACGACCAAGGAGACGTCGGTCCTCGTCGAGATCAACCTCGACGGCACCGGCAGGACCGAGATCTCCACCGGGGTCGGCTTCTACGACCACATGCTCGACCAGCTCGGCCGGCACGGTCTGTTCGACCTGACCGTGAAGACCGACGGCGACCTGCACATCGACTCCCACCACACCATCGAGGACACCGCCCTCGCGCTGGGCGCCGCCTTCAAGCAGGCCCTCGGCGACAAGGTGGGCATCTACCGCTTCGGCAACTGCACGGTCCCGCTGGACGAGTCCCTCGCCCAGGTCACCGTCGACCTGTCCGGCCGCCCGTACCTCGTGCACACCGAGCCCGAGAAGATGGCGCCGATGATCGGCGAGTACGACACGACGATGACCCGGCACATCCTGGAGTCCTTCGTCGCCCAGGCCCAGATCGCGCTGCACGTGCACGTGCCGTACGGGCGCAACGCGCACCACATCGTGGAGTGCCAGTTCAAGGCGCTCGCGCGGGCGCTGCGGTACGCGTCCGAGCGCGACCCGCGCGCGGCCGGCATCCTGCCCTCCACGAAGGGCGCGCTGTGA
- the hisH gene encoding imidazole glycerol phosphate synthase subunit HisH, producing MELSTASKKVVVFDYGFGNVRSAERALARTGAEVEITRDFDKAMNADGLLVPGVGAFAACMQGLREARGDWIIDRRLSGGRPVMGICVGMQILFGRGIEHGVETEGLDEWPGTVEPLQAEIVPHMGWNTVEAPDGTELFAGLDADARFYFVHSYAVHDWNLETHNPTLTAPKVTWSTHGKPFVAAVENGALWATQFHPEKSGDAGAQLLTNWIGTL from the coding sequence GTGGAATTGAGCACGGCGTCCAAGAAGGTTGTCGTCTTCGACTACGGCTTCGGGAACGTGAGGTCCGCCGAGCGCGCCCTCGCCCGCACGGGTGCCGAGGTCGAGATCACGCGTGACTTCGACAAGGCGATGAACGCCGACGGGCTGCTGGTGCCGGGTGTCGGCGCCTTCGCGGCGTGTATGCAGGGCCTGCGCGAGGCGCGCGGCGACTGGATCATCGACCGGCGTCTGTCCGGCGGCCGTCCGGTGATGGGCATCTGCGTCGGCATGCAGATCCTCTTCGGGCGGGGCATCGAGCACGGTGTGGAGACCGAGGGCCTCGACGAGTGGCCCGGCACGGTCGAGCCGCTCCAGGCCGAGATCGTGCCCCACATGGGCTGGAACACGGTCGAGGCCCCGGACGGCACCGAACTGTTCGCCGGCCTCGACGCCGACGCCCGCTTCTACTTCGTGCACTCCTACGCCGTCCACGACTGGAACCTGGAGACGCACAACCCCACACTGACCGCCCCCAAGGTCACCTGGTCGACCCACGGCAAGCCCTTCGTGGCCGCCGTGGAGAACGGCGCCCTGTGGGCCACGCAGTTCCACCCCGAGAAGTCCGGCGACGCCGGAGCGCAGCTGCTGACCAACTGGATCGGAACCCTGTAG
- the priA gene encoding bifunctional 1-(5-phosphoribosyl)-5-((5-phosphoribosylamino)methylideneamino)imidazole-4-carboxamide isomerase/phosphoribosylanthranilate isomerase PriA, translating to MAKLELLPAVDVRDGQAVRLVHGESGTETSYGSPLEAALAWQRAGAEWLHLVDLDAAFGTGDNRDLVAEVTRAMDIKVELSGGIRDDASLAKALATGCTRVNLGTAALETPEWVAKVIAEHGDKIAVGLDVRGTTLKGRGWTRDGGDLYETLERLDKEGCARYVVTDIAKDGTLQGPNLELLRNVCAATDRPVVASGGVSSLDDLRAIAQLVPLGVEGSIVGKALYAKAFTLEEALEAVAE from the coding sequence ATGGCAAAGCTCGAACTCCTCCCCGCCGTCGACGTCCGCGACGGCCAGGCCGTCCGGCTCGTGCACGGCGAGTCCGGCACGGAGACCTCCTACGGCTCCCCGCTGGAGGCCGCCCTCGCCTGGCAGCGCGCGGGCGCCGAGTGGCTGCACCTGGTCGACCTGGACGCCGCGTTCGGCACCGGCGACAACCGGGACCTGGTCGCCGAGGTCACCCGGGCGATGGACATCAAGGTCGAGCTGTCCGGCGGCATCCGGGACGACGCCTCCCTGGCGAAGGCCCTCGCCACCGGCTGCACCCGGGTCAACCTCGGCACCGCCGCCCTGGAGACCCCCGAGTGGGTCGCCAAGGTCATCGCCGAGCACGGCGACAAGATCGCGGTGGGCCTGGATGTGCGCGGTACGACCCTGAAGGGCCGCGGCTGGACCCGCGACGGCGGCGACCTCTACGAGACGCTGGAGCGCCTCGACAAGGAGGGCTGCGCGCGGTACGTCGTCACGGACATCGCCAAGGACGGCACGCTCCAGGGCCCGAACCTGGAGCTGCTGAGGAACGTCTGCGCGGCGACGGACCGTCCGGTCGTGGCCTCCGGCGGTGTGTCGTCCCTCGACGACCTCCGCGCCATCGCCCAGCTGGTGCCCCTCGGCGTCGAGGGCTCCATCGTCGGCAAGGCGCTCTACGCCAAGGCGTTCACCCTGGAAGAGGCCCTGGAGGCGGTGGCCGAGTGA
- a CDS encoding RidA family protein, which translates to MTGVRRVSTGAPWEDAFGYSRAVQLPNGLVLVSGCTSIVDGQIAGGGPYDQAINAFNVAFGALDRLGLGRDDVVRTRMYLTHARDVDEVGRAHKELFDAVRPAASMIIVSGLVDPGLVVEVEVEAYREEGPA; encoded by the coding sequence GTGACCGGCGTACGACGCGTCTCCACCGGCGCGCCCTGGGAGGACGCCTTCGGGTACTCCCGGGCGGTGCAACTGCCGAACGGCCTGGTGCTGGTCTCCGGCTGCACGTCGATAGTGGACGGCCAGATCGCCGGAGGAGGCCCGTACGACCAGGCGATCAACGCCTTCAACGTCGCGTTCGGGGCGCTGGACCGGCTCGGTCTGGGCCGCGACGACGTCGTACGTACGCGTATGTACCTCACCCATGCCCGGGACGTGGACGAGGTCGGACGCGCTCATAAGGAGCTGTTCGACGCCGTCCGGCCCGCCGCATCCATGATCATCGTCTCCGGTCTCGTGGACCCCGGCCTGGTCGTCGAGGTCGAGGTCGAGGCATACCGAGAAGAAGGACCGGCATGA